cagggcccggtgttaggagctccttgtcgcctcGTACGCTAGCGACGGATGCGTCTCTCATCGGTTTGGGTgcagtcatgagtggccaccccgcccgcggtctgtggagcaGTCGCCATCTCacttggcacatcaactgcctggagatgctcCCGGACCTAATAGGCCACCATGTGTTGGTTcgcaccgacaacacagcggtggtctattacttcaaccaccagggaggtctgcgttcgcgccccttaTACAGCTgacgcaccagatccttgtgtggtcccaggacaaactcctctcgctgagagcagttcatgttcctgggcatctcagtatgggagcagacatcctgtcgaggcaggggctgaggcccggggaatggatgcttcaccccaaggtggtgaagcagatttggagagtttttggccaggctcaggtggacctcttcGCGACTCAGGAGAATGCGCAATGTCCCCACTGGTTCTCTCTGACTCATCCAGCTccactggggctggatgccatggtacagacgtggccgaggctggGTCTGTATGCCTTTCCCctgatcgctctgctcccgggagttctggagagGGTGTGCCGGGATGGGGACCGTCTTCTTTTAGTAGCCCAGTACTGGCCGGCCCGAgcatggttctcggacctgatttcctcctcgacggctctccctgggagattcccgtcaggagggatctcctctcgcAAGCGGGAGGCACCATCTTTCACCCTCGCCCGGAGTTGTGGAAGTTGGGGTGGAAGAatgggtgtggcctctgagggggcaCACCTTGTAGCctccggtctctcaaccgaggttgttgagaccatcctccaatccagagctccctccacgaggaaactgtagaccctggaatacacagagtacaagCAGAgatagacaagacgagcatttaaggttaaaaagtatataaactgtcaatttgtaATTACAGATGGAATTATataggtatttttaaaaatataagtacaatgtaaaaacatgtacacaataagtgcattgtaccaaatgattaatttaaatgtaagtacatagtagttaaggccacttaatataaagtgggaccaaaaaatacatcttagtttccacaaaaatattaagcagcacagctgttttaaacataatgagtttctgacggatcatgtgacacttaaaactgaagtaacaatgctgaaaattcagctttgcatcacagaaataaattacattaaatatataataaaatagaaaacagtaatttgaaattgtatttttttcctcacaatattactgtttccactgtattttaatgaaataaatgcagctttgcaagagactttcaaaaacatttaaaaaaatcttacttatttttttatgatttgaagagttcagatgcaaaccccctaaaagccatctcggtcaaaaatgagataatgatactgagtgaatgctctcgacacatattaaaCTTCCATCaagtacttttacttcaaactcgctaaaataccagcctcagcccaatcagaagtactggtacttacatagaaacctatacatctgagcctgataaaaatgcattttttatagaaagacataagatggatttagaggcttttgcatctgaactcttcatttattcaACCAAAAAAGAATGTTGTCTTTCTGCCAAGCAGCTTTACACAACTTGCACAGCACTGTTGGACCAAATCACTGTTAGCGGTAATGTAAACACAACTTACTTTTCTTAGGAAATGTTTTCTAACTATCATAGAGCTCGATGGTTAGAGAGAGCAGTTAGACAGCCAAGATATTTCGCAATAAGGCACATTTGGACAAGCTGTGctccgagagagagagagagagggagagagaactTAATCAAGTAGAAAACATTTAGCCTCAAACATGTCTGTTCTTATTTTTGCatagttttaatgatttaatctATAGTAagtctgttttttgcttttctgGATCTCCAGTATGTCTGAAAGATGGCGTCCTTTCCATTTCCTGATTTTGATGTGACAATAGCATATCTTCTTTTCCTGTCTTAATTTTGGGAATCTCTGTCTTGTTAAAGTGCcagcaatttaaaatttttgttcGTTTCAGAGTGACTCTGCAACTGACGTGGTGTCTGCACCAAGTCTCTTCATGCAATAAAGCAAGCTATGTCGTGGCGATAGAAacagtctgcatttatttgcacacataTGTTTCTCCACAcatcttttttagttttagagGTTATGCCAACTCCAAATGTTCCTTTGATTATATTCTTGTTTTCATTAACAAGTTGGGcaagaagtaacagctgttcttgtgtccagtttggttttcttttaggTTTGCATGTCTTACTATCagccatgattattctactCTGTTGAAAGTCTGCCTTACTCTTAGCTTAAGACTTATCTCTGTTGCAAAAGTAAAatagtaaaagtttgtctcagcagctttgtaaacaggttttaagagaaaactcttaggtaaaaacttttactgctatttatgctgctaaatgttttgtgaatacgggccaggttctttttttttatttgttacagACCCACTGTGTAAATATGTAATCAATATATTTTCTGTCTCACTAAGACTCCCTCCCTCCCTCACTCCCTGCTCCGACAGGCAGAAATTTGGAAATGACTGCTGGGAAATGTTGTGGGATGGGAATCCCTCTCGTGCCTCTATAAAAGAGAGAGTAGAGGCTTCACTCCTCACACTTTCACTTCAGCTTCACTAGCACTTACTACTTCTCTGAAAGCTCAGCAAACCAGTGGAGCTGATCTTTTTGCACTTCCAACCTATTTATTACCCTTGCAAATGGCATTTTTACCAAGAGTCCTTCTTCTGCTGCTCCTGGCAGTTGTTTGTATTCAGCTGAGTGGAGGTAAGACATTAATGACACTTTAATATCTCTTGTTATTGTCAGGTATTGCTagaattttgtgcatttttgttgCTTTTAGCATGATGCCAAGAACTTTTTATGCAGAATCACAATCTTCTGTTAGAATCGTGCACTTTAAATGAATCTTTCTATGCTTTACTATGTTTACAGTTCTAGCTGACGGACCTGACAGGTGCTTTTGTCTGAACACTTTGAAGAAGCGTGTCCCGAAAGAAGATATTGAAGAGTTTTCTATTTTCCCCAAAAGATCAAAGTGTGAGAACACTGAAATCATGTAAGTGTCAGTCTGTTAACCTGCTTGTAATATAAATGCTGCATATTTATTAGGATATCCTTAGATGCTCTATAAGTTTTTTTTGCTATGCATTTATATTAGCTGCTAAACAGTTTGTGAGATATTTAATTTATCATATGTATAGGTGTAGTTTTGACTAGTTCTCTAGTTAAAATATCCTTAAAATAAGAGAAATGTGGTTAAGAGGCAACactattaaaagtgttttaacatgttaatacttaatacaaaataataaatgctctGAAAAGTCTTAAAATGTGTTGCTTTTCAAATAAACTGTTCTTGTTTAAAGGATTTTCAGATAACTACAAAAAGCCCATTTAGACTACTTAAAGTTTTATTCTTAAGGTATAAATCtgcatataaattatataagttTGTCTGAATCTTATTAATGTGATGCATTTTCAATGTTTGCAGGCTGACACTGAAACCAGTGAATCACAAAACTGATGGCGTCCAGCGCTGCTTGAGTCCAGACACAAAACAAGGCATTAACCTGCAGCTTTGCTGGAACAGGTACAGACATTTTATTATGTCACTTGCATTTTTCAATCATTAATAATGAACTAATACTAAACAATATTAGCCACAAATCTAATAGACACAGCTATAGTCATGCTCCTTCAAATATGAtggtataataaaaataactagagatcaatatattaatatgctTAATGctcttttttataaacattattatgtGGATAATCTTtatgcatattatatattagGCATAAGATTAACACGTGTACTTTTTGTTTGATTTGCAACAGGAAGAACGTCAACAACACCTCCACATTAAAGATATCCAACTGCTTCTAAAGCCATAAATGAAGGTGCAGAAGAGCAGGAGAGGACAGAAGGGCGGATCTAGAAATCCTGTGAGTGGAATTCCATCCTGTCACATGAACCAGCGCTGGCCAATCAGAATCCTGGGATTTTTGTCTGACCAGGCCCTGAGTGATGTGTTAGGACTGACTGAATCACATTACATTATTTCCTTGACATTAAATTTTATAACacataaagtatattttcagGCTAcctaacaaaatatttttgtaatgcagGCGACTTTTGTAATAAAAGCCAATTTCAACtcattttgcttatttattttccacATCTATTATATTTTCCTCTTAATTTGAGAATATGTGCATGGTTAATCATACAGGAAAACATGTTAGTTAGCAGCAATGAATAGATATTAGATGTGATGGAAAAACTACTTAAATATTCTTCTTCTTTAGTATCTTCACACTATTTGCAGAATGTTTATGAGTGGATTTTACATGAGCCCCATCTACTGGTCATGTCTAAAAATGTATACTCAAAAGGCCTCAAAGTTTGacaaagtaattatttttaggTGCCTTGGTTCAAACCTTTTTGCCTTGTAGAGATGGAGTCCACTACAAGCAGAGCTGGATTAACGCAAAGGCAAACTAGGCACGTGCCTAGGGCCTGATTGGCGGGATGGGGCCCAGACAGagggacaaaaataaaaaaataaaaataaataaataaaaaataaaaataaaataaaaatgtataaatgtcctATCtacaatttatttcaatatttattaattaactaaaaatagTGACGATGTTTATCTTAACCATAGACTGTTACATTACGTCACATTAACGCCAGCTCATGACTGTATAGAGGCGCCAGCCAGTTAAGTCCGAGGGGACATCAGCGGCGTTCAGAGGCGGTCAGGTCAGAGCGGGACAACAAAGCTAGCAGGCAGGTGTTTTTTGAGTAGGCTAACAAGATGCTTTCGGGTGCGGCAAAacgtaaaaagaaaaaaaaaatgaagaggaACAAAAGAAGAGACAGCGGGGGGCTTTACAGAAGTTTCTGTCGGGCAGCCGTCCGACAGCTGTGAACCTGCTCGAGTCAGCAGAGCCAGAGGCCGAGCCAGGCCCGGAGACACGGCCCGAAGACGCGGTGGAAGATGCGGCGGGAAATGCGGCGGAAGACGCTGTGGCGCCGTCAACATCAGCGCCGTCACATTTTTTGTTCACCCAAAAGGCTCGTTTCCCTTGGCTGTCTGAGCAGGTTAGTAAAGAAAAGTGAAGAAATGTGTTCCTGGTTCAAACATAAGGGTCAAGTTATTTAATGATTGCTTATTTTTCTACTATGTTTCTGTGATTAAATCTGCTTTTAGAATGCAGTCCAGTAAAGCACACCATCCAAAGAAACATCCAGACCAGTGGAGAGAACTGCTGAACAGTCCAGACCAGGAGCTGAGCTGCTGAGTGTTGAATACCAGAAAATGGAAATAATGATGCTTGTCCatgaaaataaacatctttactACTACAGCACACTTTCTCTTACTGCAAATTTTATTGGTCTTTGTATATTTGAATACTTATTTAACTATTCAATTTAatcaacacatttaattaagatTTTCTGCAAAATGCAATAGCTTAcaacatttataaattgttataaataaattttgcagaaaatcttaattaaatgtgttgattaaatgtaaacagagcaaataagATAAACGTATTTGCTCTGTTTACATAGTTTACTGACACCTATTGGTTATTTACTGGTACTACTGCCTTAACAATGACACTCCCAATGGATAAGATGAGGATAATTTAATAGCACTTAATAGAGCCGTGTAATGAcgtataaataatgaatatcaAAAAATAGTCTGATAGACTGTTTAATATACAACACATGACTTATTTTGGCATACAAACAACCAATTTGTAACCAAAGACTAGGCTATGTAAAACGTGAATTAACTTTGGTAAGTTTCAGATTTCAATTCATAAATAACATTGATGGAGGGGGGCCCAAAAAATGCAGCCTGCCTAGTGTAGTCCATTTATTTAATCCGGCTCTGACTACAAGAAGTCATTGTAAGATTCATTTTTTGCATTCAGCCTTTTGTccctgagggggaaaaagaatGAATTCATTAATCATTATTTCCATTATCTGTGATTTTTTAGAGTTTGTAGATTGAATACTGAAACCAAAAAACtcgtatccaccttatttttctgtaagagtgggcgtggccatttgtaaattttatgggtgtggcctcCGGTCTCATCCCTGTTCTATttaagctgtacaaaacagctcgttttgcggcttgatattgcaaatgggAGTTTCTtaccataatattttaatgtattatcttaattatgaacacactggtttgtagtgcaaacagttttgccatttactgcacgttgttattcttcttgtgaTAATGAACTGGAAATCTCGTCCATAGGCTTACATTCGCATTTAGGATCAACGTGGATACAtataaaaaatcatataaaagtCACTGCCTACATggaacatttaacaaaaaatttacatgaataaaaattCAAAGTAAGAGAATGACCACACAATTTCACATCATCACACATTAATTTACACCCTGTTGTGTTCCAGCATGTTATGCTGAGTGAAATATGCCCTTGGAAacacaatgtttattttattttaaaataaaagtcattCACGTGGAAGCAGaccatatatttatgtaataaaatatttttaaagacgtTTTTGTGTTACTTCCATCCTGTTATGCCATCATTCACTTCTTCATATATATTGTCAATGTCAATACTGTTGTAAAGGGCAGTGGAGCACGTCTTTGCATTGAGGACGTAAACTTGACcgaagggtgtgtgtgtgtgtgtgtgtgttctcctTTCCCTCCTCTCAAGGGAAATCAAAGCTTTTCTCGGGGTTTAACTAAGAGGGAGTGGAGAGAAGAAAAGATCCTCAATAAATTTCCACACTGTCAGCGCAGCTAACGCTTTGCCTCCCTCTGTCTTATTCCTTTCATTCATATCTCCTCAGAGATGATGCAAAATGAAGTTTTGGGACTGAACTCAAAACAGGGATGGCTTATAGCTTGAGTAGAGATGTAAAAATTTAATGGTCCCCAAACTACttaaaccatttattttttagataacaaaaaataaataaagaaaattctaCAATTATTCTACACAAATGGGTGAACAAGGTTATAGCTCTCTACaaaatctaattattatttaccATTACAGTGATTAGAATTGCGGTGGAAATGTGCTtatcattggatgcccattttccacaagttgatatgattctttagggccttaatgaaaagtctataatatactttaaaaattctcaatggttgtgtaaaacaacaccctttttaccttgtcaaaatgagctctggaaaaatcatcccattttgtggcattgttcctttaaatgcaaatgagctctgctcgccccgccgaGTGACGAGCTGCtcagagagattgtttactttagccacatttagtgcgtttagccgctaaacttgctaactaccatgttattagaaaaggtgattgcagaggttaattaaaaaacccttatactcacttctgtaggtgaagctgtatcacaaatgatttgcatgaacatagacacatttatgtagattgggaagcgcattcccttcacaaaccaacgtaatccactgcatcttcagcggctcagatgtcgtgagtaaatgacgaccactatgttcattattacatccagcaacacaacacctcaatcgctcagtctgagatattcttgtctaacttacatccctgctccggcatcgaaacagtggaggtcggactgttacagctgatctgaggtaagacgctcatgtcaatcaactatcatgggagtggcctctgtgggtgtgacaggaatctgagaatggctcgatttgaaaaaggggatcttatttttacagattaattaaaaaccactgcatggatttttatcattatagagtaaATTCGTAcatactgccaacacacattaatgttcaaacaacatgtaaaagtgcactttgcatccgatgacctctttaatcGTCAAGAATATatgcaaaaaagaaataaaattacattaaaaagtagtttgaaaaagtaaataaataaataaaataatgataaaaaaaatcgcaaaatatgtttctttttttatgagaGGTGTAATACACAACATGTTCTTAACTTCTCACTCAGAAATGTAGAAAAAGGGGCATAAAATATCAAAGCAATCTTTCATGAGCGGAGATCTCAGCATGATACTCagaaacactttttaatgtgtCCATTCAGTGAAGTCTCAAGGTTTTTTTCTGGAAGCTTCCACATAAGGAGTGTTAATGTTGAAACTGCCAGTTTTCAGTCCCAGAgtgtctattttttatttttttggtttctcAATCTGCTAGTGTAATGAAAAGTCTCTTTGCAAAGAAACTTTGCAGTGGTGGTCCTTCAGTGTAACTCCCCCCCCCccaccaccaaaaaaaaaaatgaaacataattCTTCCTAACTTAATTCAATTCTTCAAAAGGGCAATCTGCAATTCCAGCAATGGACTGATACTGGCAATatggcacaaaatcactttcaaaaaaagtaatagCACTTCTGAACACGCCACCGGGGACAGTTTCCATATTTTTAAGACTGACCAGATTACCGAAACTCAATGATGGTATGTTAAAAATTGTGGTGCCTGGGCAGATGTGTTTATCTAAAGTGACTTTTAGTACACTGTGCAGAAGCAAACAACCTGGAGCAGTCTGGGACTTTTTATGTTGTTATACAGTGGTTAAAGTGTGTATATAGCAAcagatttataatataaataaaaaacatagtataaaacataaaaataattctcACACTCCCTCATCCTAtataaatgcatgaaaataattaaaaataatctgtaaaatatttatgcttgtttttgtctttacattatattaatttaaaaataattaaattttaatttcattttaaataattaaaataaatttacaaataattttaatacacatattttattttattttttattattgatgcCATGGACCACAAATATGATGATTCCCCTTATATAATCccatttatagaaaaaaaagtccTCACAACCCAATCcaacataaataaatcaacaaagaattaaattatttatttattaattaaatatataaattaaatatttacactttttttctgccGACCAGAGTActatttgatgtttgttttactCTGTTAGTGAATCGAGTGCTACAACAATAAACAAAAGCATATGCATGTAAACCATGCTATCACAAAAGCTCTTTTGAAGCAAGTTCTTCTTATATAATGCTCCTGGTGATTTGACATATAGCttttaaaaaattctcattGAATATATCTCTCCCATGCAAACTTTGTCACATGCAACTACGCAGTCCAGCAAACGCAGACTGTTCGTTAGATctgcaaatattttatttatgaagatGAAACGCAAcccagttgttgttgttgatgtcaCCGTTAGAACAAAGGAAACAGTAAATCATATAACGTCCACTTGTATGCAGTATTCATGTGGTGCAGTTCAAACTGTTTTCACAGACTCCACAGATTGCCGGGGGTCAGCGTGCGGTGGGGTGAGCTGTAAATAATGCTGGACTTCAATTAAAGCAGCTGATGACAAGACTGAAAAAAATGCTACATCAATCAGGTGGTTGGATCTCAGAAAACGGTCAACAGTGACACCTCTCCCCGATTTATCTCAGAGCGAAGGactatgttttttatgtttcacaCATCCTCTTGGGTTAAAGCGAGATCTAATGTCCTATCTTGCCAATCACACGCTCATGGACCAATGTCGGGAAGCTACTTTGAAAGCGAAGCTTGTCAGACTCATGATATGAAGTGGCTCTACAGTCAAGCTGCTGTTTGGAAAAAGTAGTTACAAGCTACAAAGCAACTTGAGAGAGTAGTACCttcttaaatatatctataagataatataaattaaatattaaattaaaataagctaAGTAACCACTACTTTGAACTTGACAGCCAGTGTATAATGGTTCCTATCTGCGTTGTGTGTAATAATTGCGATGATCGACACCATCTCACGCCTCTGGTAGATAATTTAATTCtgttaaaacacattcaaattaaGTGATCAGTTTTACAGCATTCTTACATGAGCTTTTCCAATGacacattaactaacatttggcaacaagaaagaagaaaaatgcatcatcaaaatttaaaaagagcaaccccccccccccccaaaaaaacccTGCAAGCTGCATTCAGTTCAagcactttaaaggggtcatcggatgcccagtcttaatgaaaagtctctaatatactttgattaaaaattcttaatgattttgtaaaacaacaccctttttttacagattaattaaaaaccgctgcatggatttttatcattatagggtagatttgtacatacactgccaacacacattaatgttcaaacaacatgaaaaagtgaacttagcatccgatgacccctttaaggaattTTAGCATAAATGTTGCAagcctttttttgcaaatacaggtaatttaccataaaaatattatgttttgtaatgtttatctccttaaaactttgcatgcttgtttagaatcacctgtagcatgtgctcaccaggttgtattaagttttgagttttcctttagggtttataggattttgggcaaattcaggccccttttctaaacaatgCTGTTATagcagggtaattttttttgagaattactgacctagagagtccagaaaattgtgctgcagtgttttttttttccagattgagcgaaaaacccaAGACTAGTTAGATCTTCTCAAttatttaacaaacgatttgactgacagcagtggttcaagaggcaaagttgtctggaatgaggagttctatcgcATGACAATATTGTgcgtatgtgcaaaaaaaactgCGCAATGCAGAATCGTTTATGCCCCTGACTTCATCGGCcaatggtggccatgtttttttttaaatacagaaatttgTGGCACTTGTGgaactttggaccaagaccatgcACAGAGTGCACAAACTtccatgttgataggacaatgGTTGTGTAGGTATAggcatttttctgtttttttccccttttataACGCAAGCTCCATGATTTTTGTCTAGCAACCTCAGATtaagctcttacataagtgccCTGAGTTTGGCAGAGATATCTCATCCCgctcaggagttataggcattttaataaaagtggccctgccccttttaaacgatttggcgtccctttgcggCGGTGCATTGaaagttgactttttttttttgataattattgatattcactctccagagaatctttctgcactgacTTGGTTTCGATCAGGTGAAAACCCTAGgtctagttcacaaaagtaggttttacaaaATACCTGAAAAATTTACCAGGCTCACGATTGCGTGTCTGATCACAATCTGATTGCGTTTTGtccggcatgagccaaggattccagccacataagacacttgagcctgcaactGATGGTTTGGAGTTTAGgagcgatttcgtacttttgaacAATGTagtgcccccgtcaggccgattggggcaagCCTTGGTGACGTTATCAGTGGTTTGAGCACTACCATACCTCCAAATTTTTTACAAGTTGGTCTGATTCTTGGTCTTTATGAAATGTCTCCAACATACTTTGGGTAAAATTCCTCAGTggtttgtgtaaaacaacatcctttttaactttgtcaaaaacagctctgttcacagccaGCCGTTTCggtgtgtttttctttaaatgataatgagctctgctcaccccgtccctctcttccatttttgtgtattcggtaGAGTTATCATCAAAAACTAAACTAATCCACTGTGTCCttagtggctctgatgtcaggaGATAATGAACACTATTACacccaactacaaaacacctgcattgcttacaagaCGTTGTTGCTATAGCTACTCAAGCATGGAAAAAATGGCAAACAgcatacaactggctgagggcggagatatgctaatacgggacaaTTTATCAAtggttgtgggcggggcctgtgCAGTATGACATCACTACTCAGAAAATACaaacagcttgataattgagactgtgtAGGCttttgtgcattaaaaaaaggagtgaatggatttttaccattgtATGGTGGTTGTGTCAACACACTGCTAAGATACGTTTATATGcgaacaccatgtaaaagtgaattttgcatttgatttcctctttaaaaaatttttatacTAGATTTAAATGAAGATGCGGATATTAAATGTGGCATTGAGCAGTATCCCAGTCCACTGTGTGTTGAGGTGTTTGCCTGCAGGACATAAGCTGGAACAGTCTGAA
This genomic window from Labeo rohita strain BAU-BD-2019 chromosome 1, IGBB_LRoh.1.0, whole genome shotgun sequence contains:
- the LOC127171739 gene encoding C-X-C motif chemokine 11-like, giving the protein MAFLPRVLLLLLLAVVCIQLSGVLADGPDRCFCLNTLKKRVPKEDIEEFSIFPKRSKCENTEIMLTLKPVNHKTDGVQRCLSPDTKQGINLQLCWNRKNVNNTSTLKISNCF